In one window of Streptosporangium album DNA:
- a CDS encoding Tn3 family transposase gives MSEKVVEGWRARAMKMYLSDFAAAQAPVRLTLLAALCWVRKTEMIDGLVDLLIQLVHKISVRAEKKVENEINAELRGSYSRHYRRGLPKLLRAVTFGSSSTAFRPVMDALALLDRYADSEAVFYDAAEQVPIEHVVPEDWRDAVVDPDTGRIERIPYELCVLVALRQAIRRREIWVEGSKVWRNPDADLPPDFEDNQDVHYQAPSKPRDPAEFVADLQKRHVAALNRLNKALRKGTTGGVRITRKKGEPWIAVPPVTKQPEPARLKALKEEISRRWGVIDLLDVPKDVDHVTGFTADFTSVASRTVTDAAVLQRRLLLCLYGLGTNVGIKRVADGDEVDNEAALRRTRRLFINRNNLRAAIRTVVNETLKVRDASLWDRPAVHRHPRRLDRRARLLPPAGLPAPAPVEEHRLRAAVPARDRRR, from the coding sequence GTGTCGGAGAAAGTCGTGGAGGGCTGGCGGGCCCGGGCGATGAAAATGTATCTCTCGGACTTCGCCGCCGCCCAGGCCCCGGTACGGCTGACGCTGCTGGCCGCTTTGTGCTGGGTGCGTAAGACCGAGATGATCGACGGCTTGGTCGATCTGCTGATTCAGCTGGTGCACAAGATCAGCGTGCGGGCCGAGAAGAAGGTCGAAAACGAGATCAACGCCGAGCTGCGCGGCTCCTACTCGAGGCACTACCGGCGGGGTCTGCCCAAGCTGCTGCGCGCGGTCACCTTCGGTTCTTCCAGCACCGCGTTCCGGCCGGTGATGGACGCCCTGGCGCTGCTGGACCGCTACGCCGACTCCGAGGCGGTGTTCTACGACGCGGCCGAGCAGGTGCCGATCGAGCACGTGGTGCCCGAGGACTGGCGGGACGCAGTCGTCGATCCGGACACCGGCCGGATCGAGCGGATCCCGTACGAGCTGTGCGTGCTGGTCGCGCTGCGCCAGGCGATCCGCCGACGGGAGATCTGGGTGGAGGGCAGCAAGGTCTGGCGCAACCCCGACGCCGACCTGCCGCCAGACTTCGAAGACAACCAGGACGTGCACTACCAGGCGCCGTCCAAGCCGAGGGACCCGGCCGAGTTCGTCGCCGACCTGCAGAAACGCCACGTGGCCGCGCTGAACCGGCTGAACAAGGCCCTTCGGAAAGGCACCACCGGCGGCGTGCGGATCACTCGTAAGAAGGGCGAGCCGTGGATCGCCGTCCCGCCGGTCACCAAGCAGCCCGAACCGGCCAGGCTCAAAGCGCTGAAGGAGGAGATCTCCCGCCGCTGGGGTGTGATCGACCTGCTGGACGTGCCCAAGGACGTCGACCACGTCACCGGCTTCACGGCGGACTTCACCTCGGTCGCCTCCCGCACCGTGACCGATGCGGCCGTGTTGCAGCGCCGGCTGCTGTTGTGCCTGTATGGGCTGGGCACCAACGTGGGCATCAAGCGCGTCGCCGACGGTGATGAAGTCGATAACGAGGCGGCGCTGCGGCGCACCCGCCGGTTGTTCATCAACCGCAACAACCTGCGTGCGGCGATCCGCACCGTGGTGAATGAGACGCTGAAGGTCCGCGACGCCAGCCTGTGGGATCGACCGGCAGTACACCGACACCCACGGCGCCTCGATCGTCGGGCTCGCCTTCTCCCACCCGCTGGGCTTCCAGCTCCTGCCCCGGTTGAAGAACATCGGCTCCGCGCGGCTGTACCGGCCCGGGACCGGCGAAGATGA
- a CDS encoding DUF4158 domain-containing protein, with protein sequence MRREWELEDLIERWTLDEAERELLANTSGATRLGFALLLKFFELEARFPRWEDVPTVADEDKLVFWLAAEICPLKMSRDRLRAALLARCREERIEPPRPAPIERLLGAAEAMFERQFTMRTLDRLSAEAVVKLEELIAVDDPDPDGGSGGMRSFLQELKEDPGPLQLETLLAEIVKLERVKATGLPKGCSRGCRRKSWRAGGPGR encoded by the coding sequence ATGCGGCGGGAGTGGGAGCTGGAAGACCTCATTGAGCGCTGGACGCTGGATGAGGCGGAGCGGGAGCTGCTGGCGAACACGTCCGGGGCGACGCGGCTGGGGTTCGCCCTGCTGTTGAAGTTCTTCGAGCTGGAGGCGCGGTTCCCGCGGTGGGAGGACGTGCCGACGGTCGCCGATGAGGACAAGCTGGTCTTCTGGCTCGCCGCCGAGATCTGCCCGCTGAAGATGTCGCGGGACCGGCTGCGGGCGGCGCTGCTGGCGCGGTGCCGGGAGGAGAGGATCGAGCCGCCCCGGCCGGCGCCGATCGAGCGGTTGCTGGGTGCGGCCGAGGCGATGTTCGAGCGGCAGTTCACCATGCGCACGCTCGACCGACTGTCGGCGGAGGCGGTGGTGAAGCTGGAGGAGCTGATCGCGGTCGATGACCCCGATCCCGACGGTGGATCCGGCGGGATGCGAAGTTTCCTGCAGGAGCTGAAGGAGGATCCGGGGCCACTGCAGCTGGAGACGCTGCTGGCCGAGATCGTCAAGCTGGAGCGGGTCAAGGCGACCGGTCTGCCGAAGGGTTGTTCGAGGGGGTGTCGGAGAAAGTCGTGGAGGGCTGGCGGGCCCGGGCGATGA
- a CDS encoding sensor histidine kinase yields the protein MGDWSAVSARRFETYARWSTYSAVSTPIVTLPAGVISAYRLIGTHLVVFFVAVALALVTGNILVSRWSFDVLGGRARRLAVGGVIAWGLALVALVAATLTIPVPAMGVTVAAAIGSVAASFVPVLDVRRTLHLNAAILVLAVPLAAVADIPLLIVGAAVISLILWTCWSSAWMLRVLRELQRAHEDRAALTLANERLRISRDLHDVFGRTLATIAVKSELASELVRRGSDEQAADEITGVRRLAEEAGIEVRRVVRGELRATWDGEVSGARSLLDSAGIRCTVTGDPVPEECAEALAWVVREGVTNVLRHSAATQVTLATTNEDGQVLLTIANDGADPVDSVETDAADGPAAATPNAGTGLRAMSERIRALGGHIATRRDGDWFLLEATIPLPEKDRA from the coding sequence ATGGGTGATTGGTCGGCGGTCAGCGCGCGTCGGTTCGAGACCTACGCGCGCTGGTCCACATACAGCGCCGTTTCGACCCCGATCGTCACCCTCCCCGCTGGAGTGATAAGCGCCTACCGACTCATCGGGACGCACCTCGTCGTGTTCTTCGTGGCCGTCGCGCTCGCGCTCGTCACCGGGAACATCCTCGTCAGCCGGTGGAGCTTCGACGTCCTCGGCGGCCGCGCCCGGCGGCTCGCAGTCGGCGGTGTCATCGCCTGGGGGCTCGCCCTCGTGGCGCTTGTCGCCGCGACCCTCACGATTCCGGTCCCCGCGATGGGCGTGACGGTCGCGGCGGCAATCGGGTCGGTCGCCGCGAGCTTCGTGCCTGTGCTCGACGTGCGACGGACGCTTCACCTCAACGCGGCGATTCTCGTCCTGGCTGTCCCGCTCGCGGCCGTCGCGGACATCCCGCTCCTCATTGTCGGGGCGGCGGTGATCAGCCTCATCCTGTGGACCTGCTGGTCGAGCGCGTGGATGCTGCGGGTCCTGCGCGAGTTGCAGAGAGCGCACGAGGATCGCGCCGCCCTCACGCTCGCGAACGAACGCTTGCGCATCTCGCGCGACCTCCACGACGTGTTCGGCCGCACCCTCGCGACGATCGCGGTCAAGAGCGAACTCGCATCGGAACTCGTTCGCCGCGGCAGCGACGAACAGGCAGCCGATGAGATCACCGGCGTCCGGCGGCTCGCCGAGGAGGCGGGAATCGAGGTCCGTCGCGTCGTGCGCGGCGAGCTTCGTGCGACCTGGGATGGCGAGGTGTCGGGCGCGCGTTCGCTGCTCGACTCTGCCGGCATCCGCTGCACGGTGACCGGTGACCCCGTACCCGAGGAGTGCGCCGAGGCGCTCGCGTGGGTCGTCCGCGAGGGCGTCACGAACGTGCTGCGCCACTCGGCGGCGACGCAGGTCACGCTCGCGACGACGAACGAGGACGGGCAGGTTCTCCTCACGATCGCGAATGACGGGGCCGACCCCGTCGACTCCGTGGAGACCGACGCGGCAGACGGACCCGCAGCGGCAACCCCCAACGCCGGCACGGGACTGCGTGCGATGTCCGAGAGGATCCGAGCGCTCGGAGGGCACATCGCAACGCGCCGCGACGGAGACTGGTTCCTGCTCGAGGCCACGATCCCGCTCCCGGAGAAAGACCGCGCATGA
- a CDS encoding response regulator transcription factor, producing the protein MIRILVADDEHLIRDAIAGLLALDDDFEVVGQAASGDEAIATALRLRPDVALLDLQMPEPDGIEVARRLATELPGCRCVIVTSHGRPGYLKSALAAGVRGFLPKTVSSRTLVHVVRKVASGGRYVDPELAAEAIGAGDSPLTPRETDVLALARDGAPVDEIAQRVSLSRGTVRNYLAAAIAKLGAANRHEAARIATKHGWI; encoded by the coding sequence ATGATCCGCATCCTCGTCGCCGACGACGAACATCTCATCCGCGACGCCATCGCCGGGCTGCTCGCCCTCGATGACGACTTCGAGGTCGTCGGGCAGGCGGCGTCAGGTGATGAGGCGATCGCAACGGCCCTCAGACTCCGTCCCGACGTGGCCCTGCTCGACCTGCAGATGCCCGAGCCTGACGGCATCGAGGTGGCCCGACGGCTCGCGACCGAGCTGCCGGGCTGCCGCTGCGTCATCGTGACTTCGCACGGTCGTCCCGGCTATCTGAAGTCGGCACTCGCTGCGGGTGTGCGCGGCTTCCTGCCGAAGACCGTTTCCTCTCGCACCCTCGTACACGTCGTGCGAAAGGTCGCGAGTGGCGGCCGGTACGTCGACCCCGAGCTCGCGGCGGAGGCGATCGGCGCGGGCGACTCTCCGCTCACTCCGCGCGAGACCGATGTTCTCGCCCTTGCGCGCGACGGCGCGCCCGTTGACGAGATCGCGCAACGCGTCTCGCTCTCCCGTGGGACCGTGCGGAACTACCTCGCAGCCGCCATCGCGAAGCTCGGCGCTGCGAACCGGCACGAGGCCGCGCGCATCGCCACCAAGCACGGCTGGATCTAG
- a CDS encoding ATP-binding SpoIIE family protein phosphatase: MTGNVVINPHSPERRRLSSPASTKEQLALLNEASRTIGSTLDLGQTGRELMDVAVPRFADAAGVLVHERLVVEGEFPARPADGSPLVRRIAMGLSERADDYQAAFPPDEVGVHPAWSPQARCMATAQPILYPRMDAMTARKLAIAWKRDIIASLLEDSSFLVVPLQARGRVLGFVVFTRNAGSSPFHEKDVSLAEELAARTALCLDNAHLYDRERRTALTLQSSLLPNELPTPPGLEIASRYLPASDLTGVGGDWYDVIPLPGHRTALVVGDVMGHGTRAAATMGQLRTAARTLAGLDLPPNEVLYRLNRMTQDLSTTQIATCVYATYDPISHTCAIARAGHVPPVLLRPDGRTELIELPPGLPLGIGGDPFEMRELTLPAGSVLTLYTDGLVESRDRDLDSGISDLCRLLEYSHRDLEDLCDATIATQRPGDERDDIALMLARVHDLSPSEYVTWTLPFDARSAGEARRLVRSTLRAWGQTSVLEVTELMVSELVANAVNHGTGPIELSLLRGATLLCEVADRSPQRPTRFQPTQEDESGHGLNLIDRFSHRWGSRPTAIGKIVWCEVQLP, translated from the coding sequence ATGACCGGCAACGTCGTGATCAACCCGCATTCTCCCGAGCGCAGGCGGCTGAGCAGCCCCGCCTCGACCAAGGAGCAGCTCGCCCTGCTCAACGAGGCCAGCCGTACCATCGGCAGCACCCTGGACCTCGGCCAGACCGGCCGTGAGCTGATGGACGTGGCGGTGCCCCGCTTCGCCGACGCGGCGGGCGTCCTCGTGCACGAGCGGCTGGTCGTCGAGGGCGAGTTCCCCGCGCGCCCGGCCGACGGCTCGCCGCTGGTGCGCCGGATCGCGATGGGCCTCAGCGAGCGTGCCGACGACTACCAGGCGGCCTTCCCACCGGACGAGGTGGGCGTCCACCCCGCCTGGTCGCCGCAGGCGCGCTGCATGGCCACCGCGCAGCCGATCCTGTACCCGCGGATGGACGCGATGACCGCCAGGAAGCTGGCGATCGCCTGGAAGCGCGACATCATCGCCTCCCTGCTGGAGGACAGCTCGTTCCTGGTGGTGCCGTTGCAGGCCAGGGGCAGGGTGCTCGGGTTCGTGGTGTTCACCAGGAACGCCGGCAGCTCGCCGTTCCACGAGAAGGACGTGAGCCTCGCCGAGGAGCTCGCCGCCCGCACCGCGCTCTGCCTGGACAACGCACATCTGTACGACCGGGAGCGGCGCACCGCGCTGACCCTGCAGAGCAGCCTGCTGCCCAACGAGCTGCCCACGCCGCCCGGCCTGGAGATCGCCTCCCGCTACCTGCCGGCCAGCGACCTGACCGGCGTCGGAGGTGACTGGTACGACGTGATCCCGCTGCCCGGGCACCGCACCGCGCTGGTGGTCGGCGACGTCATGGGCCACGGCACCCGCGCCGCGGCCACCATGGGCCAGCTCCGTACGGCGGCGCGCACCCTGGCGGGCCTGGACCTGCCGCCCAACGAGGTGCTCTACCGGCTCAACCGGATGACCCAGGACCTCAGCACGACCCAGATCGCGACCTGTGTCTACGCCACCTACGACCCCATCTCGCATACCTGCGCCATCGCCCGCGCCGGGCACGTGCCGCCGGTGCTGCTGCGGCCCGACGGGCGCACCGAGCTGATCGAGCTGCCTCCCGGGCTGCCGCTCGGCATCGGCGGCGACCCGTTCGAGATGCGCGAGCTGACGCTGCCCGCGGGCAGCGTGCTCACGCTGTACACCGACGGGCTGGTCGAGAGCAGGGACCGGGACCTCGACTCCGGGATCAGCGACCTGTGCCGGCTGCTCGAATACTCGCACCGGGACCTTGAGGACCTGTGCGACGCGACCATCGCCACCCAGCGGCCCGGCGACGAGCGAGACGACATCGCGCTGATGCTGGCCAGGGTGCACGACCTGTCGCCGTCGGAGTATGTGACCTGGACCCTGCCCTTCGACGCCCGCTCGGCCGGGGAGGCCAGGCGGCTGGTGCGGTCCACGCTGCGCGCCTGGGGGCAGACGTCCGTCCTGGAGGTGACCGAGCTGATGGTCAGCGAGCTGGTCGCCAACGCGGTCAACCACGGCACCGGGCCGATCGAGCTCAGCCTGCTGCGCGGCGCGACCCTGCTGTGCGAGGTGGCCGACCGCTCGCCGCAGCGGCCCACCCGCTTCCAGCCCACGCAGGAGGACGAGTCCGGCCACGGCCTCAACCTCATCGACCGCTTCTCGCACCGGTGGGGCAGCCGGCCGACCGCCATCGGCAAGATCGTGTGGTGTGAGGTGCAGCTACCGTGA
- a CDS encoding ATP-binding cassette domain-containing protein translates to MTEIIRLDGVERSYGQPAVLACAGVSLTIDQGELVAVVGPSGSGKSTLLNLIGTLDRPTAGSASSPSPGPRWAG, encoded by the coding sequence ATGACCGAGATCATCCGGCTCGACGGCGTCGAGCGCAGTTACGGTCAGCCGGCGGTCCTCGCCTGCGCGGGCGTGAGCCTGACCATCGATCAGGGCGAGCTTGTGGCCGTCGTGGGCCCGAGCGGGTCCGGGAAGTCCACCCTGCTGAACCTCATCGGCACCCTCGACCGGCCGACCGCCGGCTCGGCGTCGTCACCCAGTCCTGGTCCCCGCTGGGCGGGGTGA
- a CDS encoding aldo/keto reductase, with product MYWEDGRNAARNPLDHPTVTEIAARHGRTAAQVVLRWHLEHGLSAIPKSVRPHRIAENFDVFDFALTANEVAAIDAIDTGVRGGPAPDAVGPGDFS from the coding sequence ATGTACTGGGAGGACGGGCGCAACGCGGCCAGGAACCCGCTCGATCACCCCACAGTCACCGAGATCGCCGCCCGGCACGGCAGGACGGCGGCCCAGGTCGTCCTGCGCTGGCATCTGGAGCACGGCCTGTCCGCGATCCCGAAGTCCGTCCGCCCGCACCGCATCGCGGAGAACTTCGACGTCTTTGACTTTGCCCTCACGGCCAACGAGGTCGCGGCGATCGATGCGATCGACACCGGGGTGCGAGGCGGGCCCGCCCCTGATGCGGTGGGGCCCGGCGACTTCAGCTGA
- a CDS encoding LysR family transcriptional regulator, with protein sequence MAKLVTSKQMRLIIRHCLTFDAMLNPQRLAILCAVLAAGSINKAARNLSYSPATISQHMTTLAKETGLVLFEKQGRGISPTDAARHLADQAQSLLADFGRLERVVADLRGGQSQHLAIACFASAAERWIPEVVRTVRRHHPNLTVEISLNEPVDGRGRRRPDLDIRTEPANGAEVHLDGYQRHELTIEELVAVLPGAHLLADARELALRDLEGEPWIDHDIYDSPIGQIILTACRAAGFTPRYAARLDDHRAALRLVEAGIGVTVLPRLAVAEIPDGVVARPVVRPTVLRRIVVHARQDRRRSDLIARAVAQLRDSARKVEPA encoded by the coding sequence ATGGCAAAGCTCGTAACAAGCAAACAAATGCGGCTCATCATTCGGCATTGCCTTACCTTTGATGCCATGCTCAACCCGCAACGTCTCGCGATCTTGTGCGCAGTCCTGGCAGCTGGGTCGATCAACAAAGCGGCGCGGAACCTCAGCTACTCTCCCGCGACGATCAGCCAGCACATGACCACCCTGGCGAAGGAAACCGGACTAGTCCTTTTCGAGAAGCAAGGACGCGGTATCAGCCCCACCGATGCCGCACGGCACCTGGCAGATCAAGCTCAGTCGCTCCTCGCCGACTTCGGACGCCTTGAACGAGTCGTTGCAGACCTCCGGGGCGGTCAGTCGCAGCATCTGGCGATCGCCTGCTTTGCTTCTGCGGCCGAGCGGTGGATCCCAGAGGTCGTGCGGACCGTTCGCCGACACCACCCGAACCTCACCGTCGAGATCAGCCTCAACGAACCCGTCGATGGGCGCGGCCGCCGACGACCAGACCTCGACATCCGGACTGAGCCCGCCAACGGAGCCGAAGTACACCTTGACGGCTACCAGCGTCATGAACTCACCATCGAGGAGCTCGTCGCCGTGCTCCCCGGTGCCCACCTCCTCGCCGATGCCCGCGAACTCGCTCTCCGGGACCTCGAAGGTGAGCCCTGGATAGATCACGACATCTACGACAGCCCGATCGGACAGATCATCTTGACCGCTTGCAGGGCCGCCGGATTCACGCCGCGCTATGCCGCCCGCTTGGACGATCACCGGGCGGCGCTGCGACTTGTGGAGGCGGGCATCGGCGTCACCGTCCTGCCGCGCCTGGCCGTTGCGGAGATCCCCGACGGAGTCGTCGCCAGGCCCGTGGTTCGCCCCACCGTCTTGCGGCGCATCGTCGTCCACGCCCGCCAGGATCGACGCCGCAGCGACCTCATCGCCCGCGCGGTGGCACAGCTTCGCGACAGCGCCCGCAAGGTAGAACCCGCGTAG
- a CDS encoding aspartate aminotransferase family protein, whose protein sequence is MEDGIKQDIRRRLGRGERGLAMDTTFWDEADRLLIRYGAGFTPRVIERASGAYVFDRQGTPILDFTSGQMSSILGHAHPDIVATVSSAVASLNHLFSGMLSTPVLELAHRLTATLPSTLGKMLLLTTGAEANEAAIKMAKLSTGRFEIVSFDRSWHGMTQGAAAATFSAGRRGYGPPTPGNLALPAPNAYRSPFRSSDGSHDWEAELAYGFAQVDQQSAGSLAACLIEPILSSGGIIDLPPGYLRRLKEMCDERGMLLILDEAQTGLGRTGAMYAFERDGVAPDILTLSKTLGAGLPVAAVVTTAEIEQVCHDRGFLFYTTHVSDPLAAAVALTVLDVIDRENLTERAATLGDQLTDRLLALRDNYEVVGDVRGRGLLQGVELVKDRKSKAPADALGNAITSACLERGLHMNIVQLPGMGGIFRIAPPLTIRDDELHTGVDILEASLKAVLDAAAR, encoded by the coding sequence ATGGAAGATGGCATCAAGCAGGACATTCGGCGTCGTCTCGGGCGCGGTGAGAGAGGGTTGGCGATGGACACGACGTTTTGGGACGAGGCGGACCGCCTCCTGATCCGCTACGGAGCCGGCTTCACCCCGCGGGTCATCGAACGTGCCTCTGGTGCGTATGTCTTCGATCGCCAGGGCACGCCGATTCTCGACTTCACCTCAGGGCAGATGAGTTCCATCCTCGGCCATGCGCACCCGGATATCGTGGCAACGGTTTCGTCCGCGGTCGCGTCGCTGAACCACCTCTTCAGCGGCATGCTCAGCACTCCCGTGCTGGAGCTCGCCCACAGGCTCACCGCGACCCTGCCCTCAACACTCGGCAAGATGTTGCTGCTCACCACAGGAGCCGAGGCGAACGAGGCTGCGATCAAGATGGCCAAGCTCTCCACCGGCCGCTTTGAGATCGTCTCCTTCGACCGCTCTTGGCACGGCATGACCCAAGGAGCCGCTGCCGCGACCTTCTCCGCCGGGCGGCGCGGCTACGGTCCCCCGACACCGGGAAACCTCGCGCTGCCCGCGCCGAATGCCTATCGTTCGCCGTTCCGATCCTCCGACGGGTCACACGACTGGGAGGCTGAGCTCGCCTACGGCTTTGCCCAGGTCGACCAGCAATCCGCCGGGAGTCTCGCCGCCTGCCTCATCGAGCCCATCCTGTCCTCAGGCGGGATCATCGACCTGCCCCCCGGGTATCTGCGTCGCCTCAAAGAGATGTGTGACGAACGCGGGATGCTGCTCATCCTGGACGAGGCGCAGACCGGTCTCGGCCGCACCGGAGCGATGTACGCGTTCGAGCGCGACGGGGTCGCACCCGACATCCTGACGTTGTCGAAGACCTTGGGAGCCGGGTTGCCTGTGGCGGCCGTCGTCACGACTGCCGAAATCGAGCAGGTCTGCCACGACCGGGGTTTCCTCTTCTACACCACCCACGTCTCCGACCCCTTGGCGGCTGCCGTCGCGCTGACGGTCCTTGACGTCATCGACCGCGAGAACCTCACAGAGCGTGCTGCGACGCTGGGCGATCAGCTCACCGACCGACTGCTGGCGCTTCGCGACAACTACGAAGTCGTCGGTGACGTTCGCGGCCGTGGCCTGCTCCAAGGTGTCGAGCTCGTCAAGGACAGGAAGAGCAAGGCGCCCGCCGATGCACTGGGCAACGCGATCACCTCGGCCTGTCTCGAACGAGGTCTGCACATGAACATCGTCCAGCTACCTGGGATGGGCGGCATCTTCCGCATCGCCCCGCCTCTCACGATCAGGGACGACGAACTACACACCGGCGTGGACATCCTCGAGGCGTCTCTCAAAGCCGTGCTCGACGCCGCCGCCAGGTGA
- a CDS encoding DUF2867 domain-containing protein produces MNLPKTAHTSHPWRIHELTSDFAVEDVWSFRTPGAGPNDFPTMLAAMRAAGGPVKWRIHELTSDFAVEDVWSFRTPGAGPNDFPTMLAAMRAAGGPVKQPWLVRFLFAVRWKLGVLLGWDKPSAGVGARVASLRDRLPRDVRDAPRGPDNESMPLKAIYELDMESARELANKTVHTVMHLGWVQGANGDYELRMAVLVKPNGWFGRLYMAAIAPFRYLRGGCARRDRLGPRNVVRVRRRPSCAIPVLRRDHLRGTHHLGSAEERSAGSSPRPGDGPGVIRARRRRWGSSAESGAEEQRTGNVR; encoded by the coding sequence GTGAACCTGCCGAAGACCGCGCACACCTCCCACCCGTGGCGCATCCACGAACTCACGAGTGACTTCGCGGTCGAGGATGTGTGGTCGTTCCGCACTCCCGGAGCCGGGCCTAACGACTTCCCGACGATGCTCGCAGCGATGCGAGCTGCCGGCGGACCCGTGAAGTGGCGCATCCACGAACTCACGAGTGACTTCGCGGTCGAGGATGTGTGGTCGTTCCGCACTCCCGGAGCCGGGCCTAACGACTTCCCGACGATGCTCGCAGCGATGCGAGCTGCCGGCGGACCCGTGAAGCAGCCCTGGCTGGTGAGGTTCTTGTTCGCCGTTCGGTGGAAGCTCGGCGTACTCCTCGGCTGGGATAAACCATCAGCGGGCGTCGGTGCGCGGGTTGCCTCGCTCCGCGACCGCCTGCCCCGCGACGTCCGCGACGCTCCCCGCGGCCCAGACAACGAGAGCATGCCCCTCAAAGCGATCTACGAGCTCGACATGGAGTCCGCACGCGAGCTGGCGAACAAGACCGTGCACACCGTGATGCATCTCGGCTGGGTTCAAGGAGCGAACGGCGACTATGAGCTGCGGATGGCCGTCCTCGTCAAGCCCAACGGATGGTTCGGGCGGCTCTACATGGCCGCCATCGCGCCTTTCCGATACCTCCGGGGTGGCTGTGCCCGCCGGGATCGGCTGGGGCCTCGCAACGTGGTGCGTGTTAGGCGGCGTCCTTCTTGTGCCATCCCCGTTCTTCGCCGGGATCATCTCCGGGGCACTCATCATCTTGGCAGCGCGGAAGAAAGATCGGCCGGGAGCAGCCCGAGACCGGGAGATGGACCTGGCGTGATTCGCGCCCGCCGGCGGCGGTGGGGGAGCTCGGCGGAATCCGGGGCCGAAGAACAACGGACCGGAAACGTGCGGTAG
- a CDS encoding MBL fold metallo-hydrolase encodes MRDGDVVELTVEGLGRTRQTVRASAALYPLTPRHNPDRRPPRPRVNRAPSKLPYTRGLHEVGTGVWAWLLPDGGYGWSNAGLVAGEGTSLLIDTLFDLPLTAEMLGAMRSITDRHPLTHAVITHSNGDHTHGNQLLGEHVQIIAAEATCTEMQHEMPPEMLTAIQVIDIGPATPYFRERFGAFDFSGIRLRLPDLTYDGELTLDVGGHEVRVMNLGPAHTGADTIVPGHGPVTDPDGIRAVRGYLTHVVEQADAAHARGLSFSEAVEAVDLDKYATWLDAERIVVNLHRRYRELDPAATPQLDQMTLMAMMAERELS; translated from the coding sequence TTGCGAGACGGCGACGTCGTCGAGCTGACGGTCGAGGGGCTGGGCCGTACCCGCCAAACCGTTCGCGCGTCCGCCGCGCTGTACCCGCTGACGCCCCGGCACAACCCCGACCGCCGGCCGCCACGCCCGCGCGTCAACCGCGCCCCATCGAAACTGCCCTACACCCGCGGCCTGCACGAGGTCGGCACGGGCGTGTGGGCTTGGCTGCTACCCGACGGCGGGTACGGCTGGAGCAACGCGGGACTGGTCGCGGGCGAGGGCACCTCCCTCCTGATCGACACCCTGTTCGACCTGCCGCTGACCGCCGAAATGCTCGGCGCCATGCGATCAATCACTGATCGGCACCCGCTCACCCACGCCGTCATCACCCACTCCAACGGCGACCACACCCACGGCAACCAACTGCTGGGCGAGCACGTCCAGATCATCGCCGCGGAGGCCACCTGCACAGAGATGCAGCACGAGATGCCTCCGGAGATGCTGACCGCCATCCAGGTCATAGACATCGGCCCCGCGACCCCCTACTTCCGCGAACGCTTCGGCGCCTTCGACTTCAGCGGCATCCGCCTGCGGCTGCCCGACCTGACCTATGACGGGGAGCTGACCCTGGACGTCGGCGGCCACGAGGTGCGGGTGATGAACCTCGGCCCCGCCCACACCGGCGCCGACACGATCGTCCCCGGCCACGGCCCGGTGACCGACCCCGACGGGATTCGCGCGGTGCGTGGCTACCTCACCCACGTGGTCGAGCAGGCGGACGCCGCCCACGCCCGCGGCCTGTCCTTCTCCGAGGCGGTCGAGGCGGTGGACCTCGACAAGTACGCCACCTGGCTGGACGCCGAGCGGATCGTGGTCAACCTTCACCGCCGCTACCGCGAACTCGACCCCGCCGCCACACCCCAGCTGGACCAGATGACGCTGATGGCCATGATGGCCGAAAGGGAGCTCTCGTGA